Proteins from a single region of Mucilaginibacter daejeonensis:
- the nhaA gene encoding Na+/H+ antiporter NhaA, whose product MIKSTNSRLSKFIRSEQSSGILLITCVIISLLIANSSAGKDFEQLLAYNIGRKGNLIDLELSVLNWINDGLMAIFFFYIGLEIKQEVTEGHLSGLKKAAVPVFAAIGGAVMPALIYALFNNGSPTAEGWGIPMATDIAFALGALSMLGKLVPSTIKAFLSALAVVDDLLAILVIAIFYSDELHWTYLFSGLAIFVILMVMNKLGVKKLVYYIIPGVVMWYLIHHSGIHATIAGVLTAFTIPLRSANGSPLKRLAHQLALPVTLGIMPVFAVANTNIVFEGEMLKGVTSILGLGIILGLLVGKPLGILTFSWLSVKTRIGSLPHGVTWKQLLGVGALAGIGFTMSIFVAFLSFGNSPHNNEAKLAILVASCLAGTIGFIYLRSQLRRVSLNKKGLTNASPF is encoded by the coding sequence ATGATCAAAAGCACTAACTCACGTTTATCAAAATTCATCCGTTCAGAGCAGTCAAGTGGTATACTGCTCATCACCTGCGTGATCATATCTTTACTGATCGCCAATTCAAGCGCAGGCAAAGACTTTGAGCAGTTACTCGCTTATAATATCGGGCGGAAGGGCAACCTGATAGACCTCGAGCTCTCCGTACTAAATTGGATCAACGATGGTTTGATGGCCATCTTCTTTTTCTACATAGGGCTTGAGATCAAGCAAGAAGTAACGGAAGGCCATCTGTCGGGTCTCAAAAAAGCTGCCGTGCCTGTGTTCGCCGCTATCGGCGGAGCCGTGATGCCGGCGTTGATCTACGCCTTATTCAATAATGGAAGTCCCACCGCTGAAGGCTGGGGCATACCAATGGCTACGGATATTGCCTTTGCGCTTGGGGCGTTGTCCATGTTGGGCAAGCTGGTGCCTTCTACTATCAAAGCGTTTCTTTCGGCCTTGGCAGTGGTCGATGACCTGCTGGCCATTTTGGTGATCGCTATATTTTATTCTGACGAATTACATTGGACATACCTATTCAGCGGGCTGGCCATATTTGTTATTCTGATGGTCATGAATAAGTTGGGCGTCAAGAAGTTGGTATATTATATCATTCCCGGCGTAGTGATGTGGTATCTGATACACCACTCGGGTATACATGCAACTATCGCAGGTGTGCTTACGGCGTTCACCATTCCGTTAAGATCCGCCAATGGTTCACCTTTGAAGCGACTGGCTCATCAATTGGCCTTGCCGGTCACTTTGGGCATTATGCCGGTGTTCGCTGTGGCCAACACTAATATCGTGTTCGAAGGCGAAATGTTGAAAGGCGTCACCAGCATACTGGGCCTGGGTATTATCCTTGGTCTTTTGGTCGGTAAGCCTTTAGGTATACTGACGTTCTCCTGGTTATCTGTAAAAACGCGGATAGGCTCCCTTCCGCATGGTGTCACCTGGAAACAACTATTAGGCGTTGGTGCGTTGGCTGGTATAGGCTTTACCATGTCCATCTTCGTGGCATTTTTGTCCTTCGGTAATTCACCTCATAACAATGAAGCCAAACTGGCCATCCTTGTCGCTTCGTGTTTAGCAGGTACCATCGGCTTCATTTACCTACGGTCGCAATTACGTCGCGTCAGCTTAAATAAAAAAGGGCTGACGAATGCCAGCCCTTTCTGA
- a CDS encoding aldose epimerase family protein, which produces MKNRTFYAAMLAAGMLSVSACNQSSNKQTSNMTDSTSATSLPAASAFEKTIDGKQTKLFVLKNSKGAEAAITNYGGRLVSLLVPDKAGKLVDVVVGPANIDDFSARTNYYGATIGRYGNRIGKGKFTLEGKEYNLPINNGQNSLHGGTEGFDKKVWDAKQVDDHTLQLSYTSADGEQGYPGTLKTTVTYTLNDDNALKIDYTATTDKPTVVNMTNHTFFNLNGGKGSILKHTLVLDADNITPVDTTLIPTGQLLPVQNTPFDFRKATEIGSRIGEGHEQLLAGKGYDHNYVLNKHTIETPIATAQGDETGIVMEVFTDEPGIQFYSGNFMKGENKVKTGGNDDQRTAFALETQHYPDSPNKPSFPSTELKPGQTYKTTTIYKFSAK; this is translated from the coding sequence ATGAAGAACAGAACCTTTTACGCAGCAATGCTGGCAGCCGGTATGCTGTCGGTAAGCGCTTGCAACCAGTCATCTAACAAACAAACCTCTAACATGACAGACAGTACCTCGGCCACATCGCTACCGGCCGCATCAGCCTTCGAAAAAACGATCGACGGCAAACAGACCAAGTTATTTGTATTAAAGAACAGCAAAGGCGCCGAGGCGGCAATCACCAATTATGGTGGACGTTTGGTGAGCTTGTTGGTGCCTGACAAGGCCGGTAAATTGGTAGATGTAGTGGTCGGCCCGGCTAACATCGATGACTTTTCGGCCCGTACCAATTATTATGGCGCCACAATTGGCCGTTACGGCAACCGCATAGGTAAGGGTAAATTCACTTTAGAAGGCAAAGAATACAACTTGCCGATCAACAACGGCCAAAACAGCCTGCACGGCGGTACCGAAGGCTTTGATAAAAAAGTATGGGATGCCAAACAAGTGGACGACCACACTTTGCAGTTAAGCTACACATCGGCCGATGGCGAGCAAGGGTACCCTGGTACATTGAAGACCACGGTTACCTACACCCTGAACGACGATAATGCGCTTAAGATCGATTATACCGCTACTACCGATAAGCCTACAGTGGTGAACATGACCAACCACACGTTCTTTAACCTGAACGGCGGTAAAGGTTCTATCCTGAAACACACCTTGGTGCTTGATGCTGATAACATCACACCTGTAGATACGACCTTGATCCCAACCGGTCAATTGCTGCCGGTACAAAACACGCCGTTCGATTTCCGTAAAGCTACTGAGATCGGTTCGCGCATTGGCGAGGGACATGAGCAACTGCTTGCAGGCAAAGGCTATGACCACAACTATGTGCTGAACAAGCATACCATCGAGACGCCGATCGCTACCGCACAAGGTGACGAGACAGGCATCGTGATGGAAGTATTTACCGACGAGCCGGGCATCCAGTTCTACAGCGGCAACTTCATGAAGGGCGAAAACAAAGTGAAAACAGGAGGTAATGACGATCAACGTACAGCTTTCGCACTGGAAACTCAGCATTATCCTGATTCGCCTAACAAGCCATCTTTCCCATCGACCGAGTTGAAACCTGGTCAAACTTACAAGACCACTACCATCTATAAATTTTCGGCTAAATAA
- a CDS encoding glycoside hydrolase family 26 protein, whose translation MTPSDPQATTETRWLYSSLNRLLGAGVLFGHHDDTAYGVGWKFKDSSDVQKVTGNYPALYGWDLSGIELDSLWDINQIPFTLQTKLVREAYERGGVNTFCWHMNNPVTLKTSWDTSRILLKQLLPGGDHHEVYVTWLDRAAKYLGSLKGSAGESIPILFRPFHEFTGNWFWWGVDNSEPADLIALWRFTVDHLRKERNLHNLIMVYSAADFYSEDELLERYPGDEYVDVMGFDRYSFDTTSVYKVNMKQQLELLTEAAATHHKLACIAETGYQGIPQADWWTTTLLPILKQYQEKVSYLMIWRNNGPEHYYIPFPGHAAANDLQKLTDDSTVILQNRLTPLQIYGPRHSLHYGHF comes from the coding sequence ATGACCCCTTCAGATCCGCAGGCCACTACCGAAACACGCTGGCTTTACAGCAGCCTGAACCGCTTACTTGGTGCGGGCGTATTATTCGGTCATCATGACGATACCGCTTATGGTGTAGGGTGGAAGTTCAAGGATAGTTCGGACGTGCAAAAGGTGACCGGCAACTATCCCGCTCTTTATGGTTGGGACCTATCGGGCATCGAGCTGGACAGCCTTTGGGACATCAATCAGATCCCATTCACCTTGCAAACCAAACTGGTACGTGAGGCTTACGAGCGCGGAGGTGTCAACACTTTTTGCTGGCACATGAACAATCCGGTCACCTTAAAGACCTCGTGGGATACCTCGCGCATCCTTTTAAAGCAGTTGCTGCCCGGTGGCGATCATCATGAGGTGTACGTGACATGGCTCGACCGGGCAGCCAAATACCTCGGCAGCTTGAAAGGCAGCGCCGGCGAATCCATACCCATCTTGTTCAGGCCATTCCATGAATTTACAGGGAATTGGTTCTGGTGGGGAGTAGATAATAGCGAACCTGCAGACCTTATAGCCTTATGGCGTTTTACCGTCGACCATCTACGAAAAGAAAGGAACCTTCATAACCTGATAATGGTCTATTCCGCGGCTGATTTTTATTCGGAGGATGAACTGTTGGAGCGTTACCCAGGCGATGAGTATGTGGACGTGATGGGGTTCGACCGCTATAGCTTTGACACCACCAGCGTTTACAAGGTCAACATGAAGCAACAACTTGAGTTACTTACCGAGGCGGCCGCCACCCATCACAAGCTGGCCTGCATAGCCGAGACCGGTTATCAGGGTATACCTCAGGCCGATTGGTGGACCACCACCTTGTTACCGATACTAAAGCAGTATCAGGAAAAGGTATCGTACCTGATGATATGGCGTAATAACGGCCCCGAACATTATTACATACCTTTCCCCGGGCATGCCGCCGCAAATGATCTGCAAAAACTTACTGACGATTCGACCGTCATCTTACAGAACAGGCTAACGCCTTTACAGATCTATGGTCCGCGTCATTCGCTTCATTACGGGCACTTTTGA
- a CDS encoding MlaE family ABC transporter permease, translating into MNTTTSTSASDTKSGPSILKNIRRFFEDVYDVFSFIVRFFKEAFVPPYEFKELMKQCWEVGVRSFLLITVTGFIVGLIFTKQSRPSLLQFGATSWIPSLVSIALMRALAPLVTALISAGRVGSSIGAELGSMRVTEQIDAMEVSGTRPFNFLVCVRTLATTISIPILAIYNGFVAMLGGYVNVLTNEGTSFSTYIQQFFQPLGFIDFTSSIIKSLIFGFTIGIVGSYKGWNSSSGTAGVGKAANSAVVTAMFLVFIEEVIIVQITGWFR; encoded by the coding sequence ATGAATACAACGACCAGCACATCTGCTTCGGATACCAAGTCCGGGCCATCGATCCTGAAGAACATTCGCCGATTTTTTGAGGATGTGTATGATGTCTTCAGTTTCATCGTCCGTTTCTTTAAAGAAGCCTTCGTACCACCGTACGAGTTCAAGGAGCTGATGAAGCAATGCTGGGAAGTCGGTGTCCGATCATTCCTGCTGATCACCGTTACCGGTTTCATCGTTGGATTGATCTTCACTAAACAATCACGTCCATCTCTATTACAATTCGGCGCCACCTCTTGGATCCCATCGTTAGTATCCATTGCCCTGATGCGAGCCCTGGCCCCGTTGGTGACCGCACTGATCAGCGCCGGCCGTGTGGGTTCAAGTATAGGTGCCGAATTAGGCTCCATGCGGGTTACCGAACAAATTGATGCGATGGAAGTCTCAGGCACCCGGCCATTCAACTTTTTGGTTTGCGTACGTACATTGGCTACTACCATTAGTATACCCATCTTGGCTATTTATAATGGCTTTGTAGCTATGCTTGGCGGTTATGTGAACGTGCTCACCAATGAGGGCACCAGCTTTAGCACGTATATACAGCAGTTCTTTCAACCGCTGGGTTTTATCGATTTTACATCATCTATCATTAAATCGCTCATATTTGGTTTTACCATTGGTATAGTGGGCTCATATAAAGGCTGGAACTCATCAAGCGGTACCGCTGGTGTGGGTAAAGCGGCCAATTCGGCTGTGGTAACGGCCATGTTCCTGGTGTTTATTGAAGAGGTGATCATTGTGCAGATAACCGGTTGGTTCCGTTAA
- a CDS encoding ABC transporter ATP-binding protein, with protein MEKHHPDIDINNEVIDIKGLTKSFGDYHVLRGIDLKLYKNENLVVLGRSGTGKSVLIKIISGLLKADQGSVNVLGQEVTTIDKRGLEELRRRIGFSFQNSALYDSMTVRKNLEFPLVRNQKNLKRREIDEMVERVLDAVGLLQTINQMPAELSGGQRKRIGIARTLILRPEIMLYDEPTAGLDPITSMEINNLINRVQERFSTSSIIITHDLTCAKTTGDRVAMLLDGQFQRQGTFEEVFATDDTRVKQFYDYNFID; from the coding sequence ATGGAAAAACATCACCCTGATATTGACATCAACAACGAAGTGATCGACATTAAAGGACTTACCAAGTCCTTTGGTGATTACCATGTACTGCGCGGTATCGACCTTAAATTATATAAGAACGAAAACCTGGTGGTGTTGGGCCGGTCGGGTACCGGTAAATCGGTACTGATCAAGATCATCTCAGGTTTGTTAAAGGCCGACCAAGGCAGCGTTAACGTTCTGGGTCAGGAAGTGACCACCATTGATAAACGCGGTTTGGAAGAGTTACGCCGTCGTATCGGTTTCTCCTTTCAGAACAGCGCTTTGTACGACAGTATGACCGTGCGTAAGAACCTTGAGTTTCCGCTGGTGCGTAACCAGAAGAACTTGAAACGCCGCGAGATCGATGAAATGGTGGAACGCGTGTTGGATGCTGTTGGCCTGTTGCAAACGATCAACCAAATGCCGGCCGAACTGTCGGGTGGTCAGCGTAAGCGGATCGGTATCGCCCGTACCCTCATCCTGCGGCCCGAGATCATGTTGTATGATGAACCGACCGCGGGCCTGGACCCTATCACTTCGATGGAGATCAACAACCTCATCAACAGGGTGCAGGAACGGTTCAGCACCTCGTCCATCATCATTACGCATGATCTTACCTGCGCCAAAACCACCGGCGATCGTGTGGCCATGCTGCTTGATGGTCAATTTCAACGCCAGGGAACTTTTGAAGAGGTTTTTGCAACCGACGACACTCGGGTAAAACAATTTTACGACTATAACTTTATCGATTAA
- a CDS encoding MlaD family protein produces the protein MDLKENKYTFWVGLFIFVGLIIFIVAIFTLGSQQKSFVKGLHLKARFENVSGLIKGNNVWFSGVKVGTIKNIVFSGTNQVDVEFNVDQAVQQYIHKDGVASIGSEGFIGNKIITIDGGSATAPVIQDGDMMNSKGMLSTDEIMATLQKNNQNLLEITTNFKSLSKDLVDGKGLAGSLMSDERLASRFKGIVENLETTTQRTSVMAEELGRFGRKMNTKGGLADKMLTDTAVFANLQRSADNFKAMTQKANVLVDNLNNASNKLNTTNSPIGVLLNDQKKAEELKSTLGYLHESSIKLNDDLEAVQHNFLLRGFFKNREKEKKKAQGGN, from the coding sequence ATGGATCTTAAAGAAAATAAATATACGTTCTGGGTAGGCTTGTTCATTTTTGTGGGCCTGATCATTTTTATCGTTGCCATTTTTACGCTGGGCAGTCAGCAAAAAAGCTTCGTTAAAGGTTTACACCTCAAAGCACGTTTCGAGAACGTATCGGGCCTGATCAAGGGTAACAACGTTTGGTTCTCAGGCGTAAAGGTGGGTACCATCAAGAACATCGTCTTTAGTGGCACCAACCAGGTAGATGTAGAATTTAACGTTGATCAGGCTGTGCAACAGTACATCCATAAAGATGGTGTGGCGTCTATCGGCTCCGAAGGCTTCATCGGCAACAAGATCATCACTATCGATGGTGGCAGCGCTACTGCACCGGTAATTCAAGACGGTGACATGATGAACTCTAAGGGTATGCTATCTACCGACGAGATCATGGCCACGTTACAAAAGAACAATCAGAACTTACTGGAGATCACTACCAACTTCAAGAGCCTGAGCAAGGACTTGGTAGATGGCAAAGGTTTAGCAGGAAGCCTGATGTCTGACGAAAGACTGGCGTCGCGCTTTAAAGGAATCGTAGAGAATTTGGAGACCACCACCCAACGCACTTCGGTAATGGCTGAGGAACTGGGCCGTTTTGGCCGCAAGATGAATACCAAGGGTGGCCTGGCCGATAAGATGCTGACGGATACCGCAGTATTCGCCAACCTACAGCGTTCGGCCGATAACTTTAAGGCCATGACCCAAAAAGCTAATGTGCTGGTGGATAATCTGAACAATGCAAGCAACAAGTTAAATACCACTAACAGCCCGATCGGTGTGCTGTTGAATGACCAGAAAAAAGCTGAAGAGTTGAAAAGCACCTTGGGTTATTTGCACGAAAGCTCGATCAAATTAAATGATGATCTGGAAGCTGTTCAGCATAACTTTTTATTGCGTGGTTTTTTCAAGAACCGCGAAAAAGAGAAAAAGAAAGCTCAAGGCGGTAATTGA
- a CDS encoding SDR family NAD(P)-dependent oxidoreductase: protein MLIDLTGKTVLITDGSRGIGKACALLFASLNANVIITYDNDHHTADATLHELHHSGEHTLYYLDQCKPRYVERFFDKLLSHYPRLDILVNNAGLCHDESSTSIEPDSDWQGSWNANITTKLGGVANICYYAARHMAQKGGGKIINISAAGSSPNDTDQLAIAASKAGLEAMSRSLSASLSSKNITVHFISPGSLVNDLTNEVLNEEFLDVNDHSHSHRVMTADEVARSVAMYSSPGFEFLSGGNDHLGGDRYLNS from the coding sequence ATGTTGATCGATCTTACAGGAAAAACAGTTCTCATCACTGATGGATCGAGAGGCATCGGTAAGGCCTGTGCATTATTATTCGCATCGTTGAACGCTAATGTGATCATCACTTACGACAACGATCATCATACGGCCGACGCTACCTTACATGAGCTGCATCACAGCGGCGAACACACCTTATACTATCTTGATCAATGCAAGCCCCGTTATGTGGAGCGTTTCTTTGATAAATTGCTAAGCCACTATCCGCGACTTGATATATTGGTGAACAATGCCGGCCTTTGCCATGACGAAAGCTCTACGTCAATAGAACCGGACAGTGATTGGCAAGGCTCATGGAACGCTAACATCACCACTAAGCTGGGTGGTGTAGCCAACATCTGCTACTATGCAGCAAGGCACATGGCGCAAAAAGGAGGTGGCAAGATCATTAATATCTCGGCGGCCGGTTCCTCACCTAATGATACCGACCAATTGGCTATAGCTGCCAGCAAAGCTGGCCTGGAAGCCATGAGCCGTTCCCTATCTGCAAGCTTATCGTCTAAAAACATCACCGTGCACTTCATCTCGCCGGGCTCGTTGGTTAACGACCTTACCAATGAAGTATTAAATGAGGAGTTCCTCGATGTCAATGACCATTCGCACAGTCATCGGGTGATGACCGCAGACGAGGTAGCCCGCTCAGTGGCCATGTATTCATCGCCTGGCTTTGAGTTTTTATCCGGAGGTAATGATCACCTTGGTGGCGATCGTTATTTGAACAGCTAA
- a CDS encoding dihydrolipoamide acetyltransferase family protein has product MAKYQLILPKMGESVAEATIINWLKNPGDQIEADDTVVDIATDKVDSEVPSPVSGVLVEQLFKKDDIVQVGEVIAIIETGEAETATPEPEQVKEPETPQQPAEQQGPSSEPEVAETTIPGIDQLPRNEPAKPASVQSSNIRFYSPLVRNIATQEDLTQAELDSIPGTGADGRLTKDDLLGYLANRGDQGGVTTTTPAEPQKAATAPYTLPTPPEAQPVRTSAGDEIIEMDRMRRLIADHMVNSVHTSAHVTSFVEADVTNLVYWREKIKKKFEDREGEKITFTPIFIEAVARAIVDMPMINVSVNGAQIIRKRDINIGMATALPSGNLIVPVIRRADTLNMTGLVKTVNDLAGRARNNQLKPDDTADGTFTVTNIGMFGNIMGTPIINQPQVAILAIGTIKKKPAVLETPTGDVIAIRHMLYLSMSYDHRVVDGALGGMFLKRVGDYLENWDMDREI; this is encoded by the coding sequence ATGGCTAAATACCAACTAATACTGCCTAAAATGGGCGAGAGTGTTGCCGAAGCGACCATCATTAACTGGCTCAAGAACCCTGGTGACCAAATAGAGGCCGATGATACCGTGGTGGACATCGCGACCGATAAGGTAGACTCGGAGGTGCCATCGCCGGTGAGTGGTGTATTGGTTGAACAGCTTTTCAAAAAGGACGATATTGTGCAGGTAGGAGAGGTGATCGCTATCATCGAGACAGGTGAGGCCGAGACCGCAACGCCAGAACCTGAGCAAGTCAAGGAGCCTGAAACACCACAACAGCCAGCTGAGCAACAAGGACCGTCAAGCGAGCCGGAAGTTGCGGAAACCACCATACCTGGCATCGATCAGCTGCCAAGAAACGAACCGGCCAAACCAGCGTCGGTACAGTCGAGCAACATACGCTTTTACTCACCGCTGGTACGCAATATAGCAACACAAGAGGACCTGACCCAGGCTGAACTGGATAGCATACCCGGAACAGGTGCCGATGGCAGATTGACCAAGGACGACCTGTTAGGCTATTTGGCCAACCGTGGAGATCAAGGTGGAGTTACAACAACAACTCCGGCCGAACCGCAAAAAGCTGCTACCGCTCCCTACACACTGCCTACGCCGCCAGAGGCTCAGCCAGTACGAACATCTGCAGGTGACGAGATCATAGAGATGGACCGCATGCGCCGACTCATTGCTGATCATATGGTCAACAGCGTACATACCTCGGCCCACGTTACCTCATTTGTAGAGGCTGACGTGACCAACCTAGTGTACTGGCGCGAAAAGATCAAAAAGAAGTTCGAGGACCGTGAAGGCGAAAAGATAACCTTCACCCCGATATTTATAGAAGCGGTGGCCCGCGCCATTGTGGATATGCCGATGATCAACGTATCGGTCAATGGTGCCCAGATCATCCGCAAACGCGACATCAATATAGGCATGGCCACGGCTTTGCCTTCAGGCAATCTGATCGTACCGGTGATCCGCCGCGCCGACACGCTTAACATGACCGGCTTAGTCAAGACCGTTAATGACCTGGCAGGTCGTGCCCGCAATAACCAGCTCAAGCCAGATGACACCGCTGATGGTACGTTCACGGTGACCAATATCGGTATGTTCGGTAATATCATGGGCACACCGATCATAAACCAACCTCAAGTGGCTATATTGGCCATCGGCACCATCAAAAAGAAGCCTGCGGTATTGGAGACCCCGACCGGCGATGTGATCGCGATCAGGCATATGCTTTACCTTTCCATGTCGTATGATCACCGTGTTGTAGATGGCGCCTTGGGGGGTATGTTTCTGAAAAGGGTGGGCGACTATCTCGAGAATTGGGATATGGACCGAGAGATATAA
- a CDS encoding competence/damage-inducible protein A — protein sequence MLAEIITIGDEILIGQIIDTNSAWMAQELNAIGIRVKQISSVSDDREHILKALTEAQQRADIILITGGLGPTKDDITKKTLADHFGVGLVENADALDNVKRIFAKYDRPLLEVNIQQAWVPANCEVILNHNGTAPGMWFAQEGKVIVSMPGVPHEMMYMMEDQVIPKLKEAYALPHIIHQTLLTVGEGESFLAERIADIESALPAHIKLAYLPKLGQVRLRLSGYGNDEQLLQQEINAITDQLKERIGNVIVATEDIPLEKAIMNKLEERGETLSTAESCTGGYIGHLFTQHAGSSKTYFGGAISYSYELKESILGVKNETLWQNGAVSEPTATEMVEGALRNFGSTYAIAVTGIAGPGGGTADKPVGTVWIGVAGKGKTVVRKFVFGNKRRQNIERTAITALGMLNTLMGG from the coding sequence ATGCTTGCAGAGATCATAACCATTGGCGATGAGATACTCATTGGCCAGATCATAGATACCAATTCGGCCTGGATGGCCCAAGAGTTGAATGCCATTGGCATCAGGGTTAAACAGATATCATCAGTAAGTGATGATCGCGAACACATCCTGAAAGCTTTGACCGAAGCGCAGCAACGCGCAGACATCATTCTGATCACCGGTGGCTTAGGGCCTACAAAGGACGATATTACCAAAAAGACCCTTGCCGATCACTTTGGCGTAGGTTTGGTGGAGAACGCCGATGCCTTGGATAACGTGAAGCGGATCTTTGCTAAATATGATCGCCCGCTACTCGAAGTAAACATTCAGCAGGCATGGGTGCCCGCCAATTGCGAGGTGATCCTGAATCATAATGGCACCGCCCCCGGCATGTGGTTCGCTCAAGAAGGCAAGGTGATCGTATCGATGCCGGGTGTACCACATGAGATGATGTACATGATGGAAGACCAGGTGATCCCTAAACTCAAAGAGGCATATGCTCTACCGCACATCATTCACCAAACCCTGCTTACCGTTGGTGAGGGCGAATCGTTTTTAGCAGAGCGCATAGCTGATATCGAATCGGCTCTACCAGCACACATCAAACTGGCTTACCTGCCAAAATTAGGTCAGGTGAGGTTACGCTTAAGTGGGTATGGAAACGATGAGCAACTATTACAGCAAGAGATCAATGCTATTACTGATCAATTGAAAGAACGCATAGGGAATGTGATCGTGGCTACTGAAGATATACCGCTCGAAAAGGCGATTATGAACAAACTCGAGGAGCGCGGCGAGACCTTATCCACCGCTGAGAGTTGCACCGGTGGCTACATTGGGCATTTGTTCACACAGCATGCCGGTTCATCCAAGACCTATTTTGGCGGTGCCATCTCTTATTCGTATGAATTGAAAGAGAGCATACTGGGTGTCAAGAACGAAACGCTATGGCAAAACGGCGCCGTGAGCGAACCTACAGCTACCGAAATGGTGGAAGGGGCCTTACGCAACTTTGGCTCTACCTACGCCATTGCCGTGACGGGTATAGCGGGCCCGGGCGGAGGCACTGCCGATAAGCCTGTTGGCACCGTTTGGATAGGTGTTGCCGGCAAAGGAAAGACCGTGGTACGCAAGTTCGTATTCGGTAATAAACGCCGCCAAAATATCGAACGCACAGCCATAACGGCCCTTGGTATGCTGAATACTTTAATGGGTGGTTAA